The DNA segment GATCCTCAAGCTAACGCAACAAGCGGTATCGGTATAACCAAAGCAGAATTGAGTAAGTCTATATATGACTTCATACATTTAGATGTCACTGAAGAGGTTATTTTAAAAACGGCAATACCAAACCTTTTTCTCCTGCCTTCGACAATCGGACTTTGCGGGGCCGAGATAGAGCTTATTGAGAGCGAAGAGCGGGAGTTTAAGTTGAAAAACAGAATAACTACTATTTCAAGCCAATATGATCATATTATTATTGATACTCCACCATCGCTAGGTATCCTGACAATCAACGCTCTTGTAGCGAGTGAACGTGTAATTATCCCCATACAGTGTGAGTATTATGCCCTAGAGGGGTTAGTCGATTTTTTAGGAACACTAAATCTTATAAAAGATAGGCTGAATCCTTCACTTGACATTTTAGGAATTTTGCTTACAATGGCAGATTATAGAACGAATATTGCTCGAGATGTGGAAGAAGAGATACGCAATAATTTTAAAGATCAGGTTTTCCACACAGTTATCCACAGAAACGTGCGCTTGGCCGAAGCTCCAAGCTATGGTCTGCCAATAGAGCTGTACGACTCAAAATCAGTAGGAGCTTTATTGTACAGAGAGCTTGTAGATGAGGTTTTATTGAGAATGGGAGGAGTTTATGGAAAAGAAGAGAGGTCTGGGCAGGGGAATATCAGCTCTTATACCGGAGAAGAGAGCCAAGGATTCCAGCCGCTATAAAGATATTGAGATTGATAGAGTCAAACTCAATCCGTATCAGCCTAGAAAAGAGTTTTCTAAGACCGAATTACTCCATCTTCAGCAATCAATCGCAAAAGATGGTCTCCTGCAGCCTATAGTAGTTGTAGAGGAAGGAGAATCTTTCAAATTAATAGCCGGAGAGAGAAGATTTAGATCGGTACAGAACTTAGGCTGGGAACGCATCGCGGCTTTAGTTCTTCATAACGTAGAAGAGGTTGAACTTCTAAGAAAATCTCTTGTTGAGAACGTACAGAGAGAAAATCTGAATCCCATAGAAGAAGCTCAAGCCTATAAGAGGCTGATGGATGACTACGGCTATTCTTTAGAAGAGGTTGCAAGAGAGGTTGCAAAAGATATTTCAACCATATCAAATGCTGTACGGTTACTTGCGCTTCCTGAGAATATACAGAGAGACTTAAGTCAAGGATTGATCTCGCCTGGCCACGCCAGGGCTTTATTAATGCTGGGTAAGGGCCCGCAGGTGCAGAGCCTTGCCGATAAGATAAAGTCTGAAAAGATGAGCGTTAGAGAGGCTGAAAAAAGAGCTAAAAAGAGAGAAGGCAGACTCTCTTTAGATCCTCATCTTAAAGCAGCATTAGAGGAGCTGCAGAGAAAAATAGGTTCCAAGCTTAATGTAGAGATGAAGAAAAGAGGCGGGAAGATAGAAGTTCTTTTTATGGACAA comes from the Candidatus Kaelpia imicola genome and includes:
- a CDS encoding ParB/RepB/Spo0J family partition protein → MEKKRGLGRGISALIPEKRAKDSSRYKDIEIDRVKLNPYQPRKEFSKTELLHLQQSIAKDGLLQPIVVVEEGESFKLIAGERRFRSVQNLGWERIAALVLHNVEEVELLRKSLVENVQRENLNPIEEAQAYKRLMDDYGYSLEEVAREVAKDISTISNAVRLLALPENIQRDLSQGLISPGHARALLMLGKGPQVQSLADKIKSEKMSVREAEKRAKKREGRLSLDPHLKAALEELQRKIGSKLNVEMKKRGGKIEVLFMDNDDLQRIVAILLDREA
- a CDS encoding AAA family ATPase; its protein translation is MIIAISNQKGGVGKTTTAINLSTALASKSAGRVLLVDFDPQANATSGIGITKAELSKSIYDFIHLDVTEEVILKTAIPNLFLLPSTIGLCGAEIELIESEEREFKLKNRITTISSQYDHIIIDTPPSLGILTINALVASERVIIPIQCEYYALEGLVDFLGTLNLIKDRLNPSLDILGILLTMADYRTNIARDVEEEIRNNFKDQVFHTVIHRNVRLAEAPSYGLPIELYDSKSVGALLYRELVDEVLLRMGGVYGKEERSGQGNISSYTGEESQGFQPL